The following coding sequences are from one Lysinibacillus sp. FSL W8-0992 window:
- a CDS encoding LVIVD repeat-containing protein, translated as MKKIKLHPFLSNSAFAFLMMAIIFFLSLGIAFANDEAKKEEKQEAPRTGLNKNAPDAPLPNKTEGTTKLLPGEPKEPAPDSWGYDAKTGIFTHPAATPDNEGPQPFEGSLPYLDQNQYTKNMNVEAFYPYVIGWGHSWQATFDLDGRRYLYDLETDMYNVFDITDPKNAKRIANKLIDTDKGDKRFGPMTVKYNKKLDKTIAVQCYEVPRYGVLSNKYEYPEQVKAIKEKEMLRGFRIFEVTSPLFSEWELLSETPLDAKANASDLVQEGSGCQDVPVYDGGDYLFVAGAPDDSFINTEYKSYLYSGAQMAFDISDPSNPKRLSTWWVPGQRVGEEAAYNKNPHAGNKTTWMGARMPLFIPTPVEKGGKYGYAAMGGFGFYIVDISDPANMKTVSHIDMPMSVSGTEGDNIDVSKVESTGIVYYSGYPLSEDCHEPYKEIYAIDVNNPLEPKIISTLKRPTPPESAPFTDFCQRRGSFGPKRSGYATINPGVPSDQYIPYAFYNAGVQIFDVTNPTESTIEAYFVPKMSGEIPNEDGTTTTSDHSNPVHGIFVEWDRNLIWAFSNHGMYALSTPLLGDPVIGLPKPVEEDKQTQKSKK; from the coding sequence ATGAAAAAAATTAAGTTACATCCTTTTCTGAGTAATTCAGCTTTTGCCTTTCTTATGATGGCCATTATTTTCTTCTTGTCTTTAGGCATTGCCTTTGCGAACGATGAAGCTAAAAAAGAAGAAAAGCAGGAAGCACCGCGCACAGGTCTGAACAAAAATGCACCTGATGCACCGCTGCCAAATAAAACGGAAGGCACAACAAAGCTTTTACCAGGTGAACCAAAAGAGCCCGCGCCTGACAGCTGGGGCTATGATGCGAAGACAGGGATTTTCACTCACCCAGCCGCAACACCGGATAATGAAGGTCCACAACCATTTGAAGGGAGTTTGCCTTATCTAGATCAAAATCAATATACAAAAAATATGAATGTAGAAGCATTCTATCCATACGTTATTGGTTGGGGACATAGCTGGCAAGCTACATTCGATCTAGACGGTCGTCGCTATTTATACGATCTTGAAACAGATATGTACAATGTATTCGATATTACAGATCCTAAAAATGCCAAGCGTATCGCCAATAAATTAATTGACACAGATAAGGGAGACAAACGCTTCGGTCCAATGACAGTAAAATACAATAAAAAGTTGGACAAAACAATTGCCGTTCAATGTTACGAAGTACCACGTTATGGTGTTCTATCGAATAAGTATGAATACCCTGAGCAAGTTAAGGCTATTAAAGAAAAAGAAATGCTGCGTGGATTCCGCATTTTTGAAGTGACAAGCCCATTATTTTCAGAATGGGAGCTGCTATCTGAAACACCTTTAGATGCCAAAGCAAATGCAAGTGACCTTGTACAAGAAGGCTCTGGCTGTCAAGACGTACCTGTCTATGATGGTGGAGATTATTTATTTGTTGCAGGTGCACCTGATGATTCCTTCATCAATACAGAGTATAAAAGCTATTTATACTCAGGCGCACAAATGGCCTTTGATATTTCAGACCCGTCTAATCCGAAACGTCTTTCAACTTGGTGGGTGCCAGGTCAACGTGTAGGCGAAGAAGCAGCCTATAATAAAAACCCCCACGCTGGCAACAAAACAACATGGATGGGTGCTCGCATGCCGCTATTTATTCCGACACCTGTAGAAAAGGGTGGCAAATACGGCTATGCAGCAATGGGTGGCTTTGGGTTTTATATTGTCGACATATCCGATCCGGCAAATATGAAAACGGTTTCACATATTGACATGCCAATGAGTGTTAGCGGTACTGAAGGGGATAATATTGACGTTTCCAAAGTCGAAAGCACAGGCATTGTTTACTATAGCGGCTATCCACTTAGCGAAGACTGCCATGAGCCTTATAAGGAAATTTACGCAATCGATGTCAACAATCCGCTTGAGCCTAAAATCATTAGTACGTTAAAACGCCCGACACCACCAGAATCAGCACCATTCACAGACTTTTGCCAACGTCGCGGCAGCTTTGGACCGAAGCGGAGTGGCTATGCAACCATTAATCCAGGTGTTCCGAGCGACCAATATATCCCTTACGCCTTCTACAATGCAGGTGTCCAAATTTTTGACGTAACCAACCCAACAGAATCAACAATCGAAGCATACTTTGTGCCGAAAATGTCTGGAGAAATTCCAAATGAAGATGGCACAACTACAACAAGCGACCATTCTAATCCGGTACACGGCATTTTCGTCGAATGGGACCGAAATTTAATTTGGGCATTTTCAAACCATGGCATGTATGCCCTATCTACACCTTTACTCGGTGACCCGGTCATCGGTTTACCGAAGCCCGTAGAGGAGGATAAACAAACGCAAAAAAGTAAAAAGTAA
- a CDS encoding 3-hydroxyanthranilate 3,4-dioxygenase: protein MAKLQAFNLLKWIEENKDSLKPPVNNKVLWEDSEFICMILGGPNRRRDFHVDPSDEFFYQIKGDCFVEIINEGKREVITIKEGEVFMLPANVPHSPHRIADTFGLVVERKRAEGELEDFVWFCENCDQQMHKKTVQLTDIETQVKGAIEEFNGSLELRTCKNCGHVMSEEVSLWQCE from the coding sequence ATGGCAAAATTACAAGCATTTAATCTATTAAAATGGATCGAAGAAAATAAGGACTCTTTAAAGCCACCTGTTAACAATAAAGTGCTATGGGAGGATTCGGAGTTTATTTGTATGATTTTGGGCGGACCTAATCGCCGTCGAGATTTCCATGTCGATCCATCTGATGAGTTCTTTTATCAAATTAAAGGCGATTGCTTCGTTGAGATAATTAATGAAGGAAAGCGTGAAGTGATTACAATTAAAGAAGGGGAAGTGTTCATGCTACCAGCGAATGTGCCGCACTCTCCTCATCGAATTGCCGACACATTTGGACTTGTCGTAGAAAGGAAGCGGGCAGAGGGAGAGCTAGAGGACTTCGTATGGTTTTGTGAAAACTGCGATCAACAAATGCACAAAAAAACGGTGCAATTAACAGATATCGAAACACAAGTGAAAGGTGCAATCGAAGAATTTAATGGTAGTTTAGAGCTGCGCACATGTAAAAATTGCGGTCATGTAATGTCTGAAGAAGTGAGTTTATGGCAATGCGAGTAG
- a CDS encoding amidohydrolase family protein: MAMRVDFHTHIIPEDIPNFVEKFGGERWPTLEKTCTCGANIMVAGQVFREVTDQVWSPEKRIQDMDAEGVDIQVLSPIPVTFSYWAEAHAAEEMARIQNDFIANTVRQYPKRFIGIGTVPLQDVEVAIREMDRCIHELGLKGIEIGTNVNSKNLDDPAFTAFFEMAEKWEVPLFIHPWETLGKDRMPRHNFMYTVGMPSETALAAASLINGGVIEKFPKLKVCFAHGGGSFPYILPRLDQGWKVWPHLRLTSKPPSYYAKNFYFDSLNYDPLNLQYLIDRFGADKIVMGSDYPFLLREIPPGKIVDETLHLSEEQRRDILGRNALAFLNIEIKEEIES; the protein is encoded by the coding sequence ATGGCAATGCGAGTAGATTTCCATACTCATATTATTCCAGAAGATATTCCTAACTTTGTGGAGAAGTTTGGCGGAGAGCGCTGGCCAACATTAGAAAAAACTTGTACATGTGGTGCGAATATTATGGTAGCAGGTCAAGTGTTTAGAGAAGTGACAGACCAAGTATGGAGCCCAGAAAAACGCATACAGGATATGGATGCTGAAGGGGTGGATATACAAGTATTGTCCCCGATTCCTGTGACGTTCTCCTATTGGGCGGAGGCACATGCGGCAGAGGAAATGGCTCGTATTCAAAACGACTTTATTGCGAATACGGTGAGGCAATATCCGAAGCGATTCATCGGTATTGGCACAGTGCCACTCCAAGATGTAGAGGTAGCTATTCGTGAAATGGATCGTTGCATACATGAGCTAGGGCTTAAAGGCATCGAAATCGGGACGAATGTAAACAGCAAAAATTTAGACGACCCAGCTTTTACAGCATTTTTCGAAATGGCGGAGAAATGGGAAGTGCCTTTATTTATTCACCCGTGGGAAACGCTCGGGAAGGACCGAATGCCGCGCCATAATTTTATGTACACGGTAGGGATGCCGAGTGAAACTGCGCTTGCTGCTGCTAGTCTTATTAACGGCGGAGTTATCGAAAAATTCCCAAAACTTAAAGTGTGTTTTGCACACGGTGGCGGCTCTTTTCCTTATATTTTACCTCGCTTAGATCAAGGGTGGAAAGTATGGCCGCATCTACGCTTAACGAGTAAACCACCGAGCTATTATGCGAAAAATTTCTATTTCGATTCTTTAAATTATGATCCGCTAAATCTTCAATATTTAATCGACCGATTTGGAGCAGACAAAATTGTGATGGGCTCAGACTATCCCTTCTTATTAAGGGAAATCCCACCGGGGAAAATAGTGGATGAGACACTTCATCTTTCAGAAGAACAAAGAAGGGATATTTTAGGGAGAAATGCCTTAGCCTTTTTAAATATCGAGATAAAGGAAGAGATCGAATCATGA
- a CDS encoding 2-keto-4-pentenoate hydratase, protein MSEKIKQYATQLLTAEKTKQSIVPLTESDASLSIKDAYEIQLEIVKMKLDEGRHIVGKKVGLTSVAMQKMLHVDEPDYGHLLDDMVFGNEAIVKVSSMLSPKIEAEIGFVLGEDLVGPNVTFLDVMMATDYIVPTIEVIDSRVEDWRIKLIDTVADNGSSAKVIVGHEKTKVNEVDLRTASMALYKNGELLATGAGAAALGHPAHAIAWLANKLHEFGITLKKGELILPGALSAAVVVNAGDSIEAKFGGIGTVTVHFE, encoded by the coding sequence GTGTCAGAGAAAATTAAGCAATATGCCACACAGTTACTGACAGCTGAAAAAACAAAGCAAAGCATCGTTCCTTTAACAGAGTCGGATGCAAGTTTAAGCATAAAGGATGCTTATGAAATACAGCTTGAAATAGTAAAAATGAAGCTGGACGAAGGTCGACACATCGTTGGTAAAAAGGTTGGTTTAACAAGCGTAGCGATGCAAAAAATGCTCCATGTAGATGAGCCAGATTATGGTCATTTATTAGATGATATGGTGTTTGGAAATGAAGCTATTGTAAAAGTGTCTAGCATGCTCTCCCCAAAAATTGAAGCGGAAATTGGTTTTGTACTAGGAGAGGATTTAGTAGGACCGAATGTAACCTTTCTCGATGTCATGATGGCTACTGACTATATCGTGCCAACAATTGAAGTAATTGATAGTAGAGTAGAGGATTGGCGCATTAAATTAATTGATACAGTAGCTGATAATGGCTCGTCTGCAAAGGTCATCGTCGGGCATGAAAAGACGAAGGTAAATGAAGTGGATTTACGGACAGCAAGTATGGCACTTTACAAAAATGGGGAGCTACTTGCGACAGGGGCAGGGGCTGCTGCACTGGGACACCCGGCACACGCTATTGCTTGGTTGGCAAATAAATTACATGAGTTTGGCATTACACTTAAAAAGGGCGAGCTTATTTTACCTGGCGCTTTATCTGCGGCAGTTGTAGTAAATGCTGGAGATAGTATTGAAGCAAAATTTGGGGGCATCGGTACAGTAACGGTTCACTTTGAATAA
- the kynU gene encoding kynureninase — protein MGTRESVYNKEHAKQYDANDSFRSYRDEFYLQSGVIYMDGNSLGLMSKRAEENVHELMESWKAYGIKGWTTGKYPWFFISEKLGEMCAPLIGAEKNEVIIAGSTTSNIHQAVATFYKPEGRRTKILADELTFPSDIYALQSQIKLKGYNPDEHLVRVKSRDGKLILEEDIIAAMTDEIALILLPTVLYRSGQLLDIKRLTAEAHARGICIGFDACHSIGAIPHYFSEWNVDFAIWCNYKYLNGGPGSVAGLYVNKKHFGIHPGLAGWYSSKKDKQFDMAHSLDVEESAGAFQMGTPHVLSLAPIIGSLEMFAEAGIENIRQKSLKLTRYMMDLIEQELTELGFSIGNPNEDDRRGGHVCLEHDEAIRICKALVDKGVIPDFRPPNIIRLAPIAFYTSFEEVWETVEILKEIVTEKQYEKYGMERNVVS, from the coding sequence TTGGGAACTAGAGAAAGCGTTTACAACAAAGAGCATGCAAAACAATATGATGCGAATGATTCATTTCGATCATACCGCGATGAATTTTATTTACAATCAGGTGTTATTTACATGGATGGCAATTCCTTAGGCTTAATGTCCAAAAGAGCCGAGGAAAATGTCCATGAATTAATGGAATCATGGAAAGCATACGGAATTAAAGGGTGGACAACTGGTAAGTATCCATGGTTTTTCATTTCAGAGAAGCTCGGTGAAATGTGTGCACCGCTAATCGGAGCTGAGAAAAACGAAGTCATTATTGCCGGTTCAACGACTTCCAATATTCATCAAGCTGTCGCAACATTTTATAAACCAGAAGGGCGACGAACAAAAATTTTAGCGGATGAATTAACATTCCCATCAGATATTTATGCCTTACAGAGTCAAATAAAGTTAAAAGGCTATAATCCAGATGAGCATTTAGTACGTGTGAAAAGTCGTGATGGCAAGCTAATTTTAGAAGAGGATATTATCGCAGCGATGACAGATGAGATAGCGCTCATATTGCTGCCAACTGTCCTTTACCGAAGTGGTCAGCTACTAGATATAAAACGCTTAACTGCCGAAGCACACGCAAGAGGCATTTGCATTGGCTTTGATGCTTGTCATTCCATTGGGGCAATTCCGCATTACTTCAGTGAGTGGAATGTTGATTTTGCTATATGGTGTAACTATAAGTATCTCAACGGTGGTCCTGGTTCAGTCGCTGGCTTGTATGTGAATAAAAAACATTTTGGCATTCATCCGGGCTTAGCTGGCTGGTACAGCTCCAAAAAAGATAAACAGTTTGATATGGCACATTCATTAGATGTGGAAGAATCTGCAGGGGCATTTCAAATGGGTACACCGCACGTGCTGAGCTTAGCCCCTATTATCGGCTCATTAGAAATGTTTGCGGAGGCTGGTATCGAAAATATTCGTCAAAAATCATTAAAGCTTACACGTTATATGATGGACTTAATCGAGCAAGAGCTAACTGAGCTTGGCTTTTCAATTGGCAATCCAAATGAAGATGATAGACGAGGGGGGCATGTTTGCTTAGAGCATGATGAGGCGATTCGAATTTGCAAAGCTTTAGTTGATAAGGGTGTCATTCCAGACTTTAGACCGCCTAACATTATTCGTCTCGCACCAATCGCCTTTTATACGTCATTCGAGGAGGTGTGGGAAACCGTCGAAATATTAAAGGAAATCGTGACTGAAAAGCAATATGAAAAGTATGGGATGGAAAGAAATGTAGTATCTTAA
- a CDS encoding acetaldehyde dehydrogenase (acetylating), whose amino-acid sequence MGKIKAAILGTGNIGTDLLYKLERSEVIEVVAMIGIDSQSEGLKRAAEKGYATYSNGIEAIVANPNMAAIVFDATSAKAHVRHAKVLKELGILAIDLTPAARGPFFCPAVGTTENLLDLHNVNMITCGGQATIPIVYAVNQVADVLYGEIVATISSLSAGPGTRENIDEFTITTRRGIEEVGGANTGKALIILNPADPPILMRDTIYCEVKNMKEEEIRDSIYTMVEKVKAYVPGYRLRQEPLFDGNRVTIFIEVEGAGDYFPPYAGNLDIMTAAATRVAEDFARAMLERTTLETH is encoded by the coding sequence ATGGGCAAAATCAAAGCGGCTATACTAGGCACAGGAAACATAGGCACTGATTTGCTTTATAAATTAGAGCGCAGTGAAGTGATTGAAGTTGTGGCGATGATTGGGATAGATTCACAATCAGAAGGTTTGAAGCGTGCAGCAGAGAAAGGGTATGCGACATATTCAAATGGCATCGAAGCTATCGTTGCCAATCCTAACATGGCGGCTATCGTGTTTGACGCCACATCAGCGAAAGCTCACGTACGCCATGCGAAAGTATTGAAGGAACTAGGAATTTTAGCGATTGATTTAACACCAGCAGCAAGAGGACCGTTCTTTTGTCCGGCAGTGGGGACTACGGAAAACTTACTCGATTTACACAATGTCAATATGATTACATGTGGTGGCCAGGCGACGATTCCAATCGTCTATGCGGTCAACCAAGTTGCAGATGTACTATATGGGGAAATTGTGGCGACTATTTCAAGCTTAAGTGCAGGTCCAGGGACGAGGGAAAATATTGACGAGTTTACGATTACGACGCGCCGTGGAATCGAAGAAGTAGGTGGAGCAAATACTGGAAAAGCGCTCATTATTTTAAATCCGGCAGACCCACCTATCCTTATGCGAGACACGATTTATTGTGAAGTGAAAAATATGAAAGAAGAGGAAATTCGCGACTCTATTTATACAATGGTAGAGAAAGTGAAGGCATATGTGCCAGGCTATCGTTTAAGACAGGAGCCATTATTTGATGGCAACCGTGTAACAATCTTTATAGAAGTAGAAGGTGCTGGAGATTATTTCCCTCCATATGCAGGGAATTTAGATATTATGACAGCTGCTGCGACACGTGTTGCAGAAGATTTTGCGCGGGCCATGTTAGAGAGAACTACATTAGAAACGCATTAA
- a CDS encoding amino acid permease, with translation MSQDNRLQDIVEREKGLSQSLTTRQLTMIAIGGAIGTGLFLGSGLAIGLAGPSVIISYTIGALIALLLMGCLAEMTVAHPVTGSFGAYAEKYINPWAGFSVRYSYWFSLVCAIGTEVTAVAVYMKYWFPTVPAIVWIILFAAVLLYVNATTVKLFGAVEYWFSVIKVAAIVGFIILAVYVIVGADSGTAIGTQNYTNNGGFFPNGVWGMWIAIFVSLFSYLSIEMIAVSAGEAKDPEKAVPIALRSAVVRLVLFYLLTLSLMLMIVPWGMAGIDKSPFVKVMEIMNIPGAAAIMNFVVLVAALSAMNSQLYISTRMMFSLSRGGYAPKVLGKLNSKNVPSVALFASVIGIAIATIFTVVRPDAAFATMISLSSFGAMFAWFMIFITHLFFRKKWNETNGRKLPVRMIGYPYLTIFGAVLLTSVVLSTWFSPDFKPTLTLGFPWLIFITACYFLWKKANTKSPVIVEDTTESSGSGII, from the coding sequence ATGTCACAAGACAATCGTTTGCAAGATATCGTTGAAAGAGAAAAGGGATTAAGTCAGAGCTTAACAACACGCCAGCTAACGATGATTGCCATCGGGGGAGCAATCGGGACCGGGTTATTTTTAGGGAGTGGCTTGGCAATTGGCTTGGCAGGACCGAGTGTCATTATTAGCTATACAATCGGTGCATTAATTGCATTATTACTCATGGGCTGCTTAGCAGAAATGACTGTAGCTCATCCAGTGACAGGGTCGTTTGGTGCCTATGCAGAGAAGTATATTAATCCATGGGCTGGCTTTTCGGTACGCTATTCGTATTGGTTTAGTTTAGTATGTGCAATCGGGACGGAGGTTACAGCTGTAGCCGTTTATATGAAGTATTGGTTTCCGACCGTGCCTGCCATCGTTTGGATAATCTTGTTTGCAGCAGTGCTTTTGTATGTGAATGCAACAACGGTCAAATTATTTGGTGCTGTTGAATATTGGTTTTCAGTCATTAAAGTAGCTGCGATTGTTGGATTTATTATTTTAGCAGTATATGTCATTGTTGGCGCGGATAGTGGCACAGCTATTGGGACTCAAAATTATACAAATAACGGTGGTTTCTTCCCTAATGGGGTATGGGGCATGTGGATTGCTATATTTGTATCGTTGTTCAGTTATTTAAGTATTGAAATGATTGCTGTCAGTGCTGGTGAAGCAAAGGATCCGGAAAAAGCAGTGCCGATTGCGCTTCGTTCAGCCGTTGTTCGACTTGTGCTGTTTTATTTATTAACGCTATCTTTAATGCTAATGATTGTGCCATGGGGGATGGCAGGAATCGATAAAAGTCCATTCGTAAAAGTAATGGAAATTATGAATATCCCAGGAGCAGCAGCTATTATGAATTTCGTCGTACTTGTAGCAGCGCTTTCTGCAATGAATAGTCAATTATACATTTCTACACGTATGATGTTTTCTTTATCAAGAGGTGGCTACGCGCCGAAAGTATTGGGGAAATTAAATAGCAAAAACGTACCTTCAGTTGCATTATTTGCTTCTGTTATCGGTATCGCCATCGCGACAATTTTTACAGTTGTCAGACCAGATGCGGCTTTTGCAACGATGATTTCGCTTTCTAGCTTTGGTGCGATGTTTGCTTGGTTTATGATTTTTATTACACACTTGTTCTTCCGTAAAAAATGGAATGAAACGAACGGGCGCAAATTACCGGTAAGAATGATTGGTTATCCGTACTTAACAATTTTCGGTGCAGTCCTGTTAACGTCTGTTGTACTATCAACATGGTTCTCACCTGACTTTAAACCCACATTAACACTCGGATTCCCTTGGTTAATCTTTATTACAGCTTGTTATTTCTTGTGGAAGAAGGCGAACACGAAATCTCCGGTTATTGTAGAAGATACTACAGAGAGTTCGGGAAGCGGGATTATTTAG
- a CDS encoding TetR/AcrR family transcriptional regulator: MSEETKQIDGRNMRSIATKQKLLDAARDLFYEFGFKKTTITQIIKRAETGYGTAYVHFKGKDEILIALMETVMQEFLDMAHTPFLPTSKEEAKELVLNQVTAFLTMAKSNKDIMKVFAEAISLSPAVNEKWDDIRKTNIHFIIRDITYAQSQGLVRSDLKIDIVARSWFLINENHQWDLVRDDTSESIEDIAWTITTMYIDGLYK, from the coding sequence ATGAGTGAAGAAACGAAGCAAATCGACGGAAGAAATATGCGCTCTATCGCAACGAAACAAAAATTATTGGATGCCGCGCGTGACTTATTCTACGAATTTGGCTTTAAAAAAACTACTATTACTCAAATTATTAAGAGAGCAGAAACTGGTTATGGGACTGCTTACGTACACTTCAAAGGAAAAGACGAGATTTTAATTGCTCTCATGGAAACAGTCATGCAAGAATTTCTTGATATGGCCCACACACCTTTCTTACCTACTAGCAAAGAAGAAGCAAAAGAGCTTGTCCTGAATCAAGTCACTGCTTTTTTAACGATGGCAAAATCCAATAAAGATATTATGAAAGTATTCGCAGAAGCGATTAGCCTTTCCCCTGCCGTGAATGAAAAGTGGGATGACATCCGAAAAACGAACATTCATTTTATTATCCGCGATATTACATATGCGCAAAGTCAAGGCTTAGTACGGTCAGATTTAAAAATCGATATCGTCGCACGCTCATGGTTTTTAATCAATGAAAACCACCAATGGGACCTCGTGCGTGATGATACGTCCGAGTCCATTGAGGATATTGCTTGGACGATTACAACGATGTATATCGATGGGTTATACAAATAA
- a CDS encoding RidA family protein yields MTPEERLAQLGLELPPLRPAWGDYVGCVRTGNLLFTAGQGVDQYHGKLGRDLTTEEGYLAAQQSMLNLLSVVKHEIGELSKVKQFVKVLGMVNCTEDFIEQPKVMNGASDLIGKVFGEKGKHGRSAVGMAQLPNNTAIEIEMIIEIEE; encoded by the coding sequence ATGACACCAGAGGAAAGACTTGCACAGTTAGGACTTGAATTACCACCTTTACGTCCTGCTTGGGGAGACTATGTAGGTTGTGTAAGGACAGGCAATCTCTTATTTACCGCAGGACAGGGTGTGGATCAGTACCACGGTAAGCTAGGGAGAGATTTGACGACAGAAGAAGGCTATTTAGCAGCACAACAATCGATGCTAAACCTACTCAGTGTAGTGAAACATGAAATAGGCGAATTAAGTAAAGTGAAGCAATTTGTCAAAGTATTAGGGATGGTAAATTGCACGGAGGATTTCATTGAGCAGCCAAAAGTAATGAACGGAGCCTCAGATTTAATTGGGAAAGTTTTCGGAGAGAAGGGTAAGCACGGGCGCTCTGCTGTTGGAATGGCTCAATTACCTAATAATACAGCAATCGAAATAGAGATGATTATTGAAATCGAAGAATAG
- a CDS encoding aldehyde dehydrogenase produces MINEKVIEEKYLKDAKLFIGGDYVDALSGETFNTINPATNEILASVANGGQEDAKRAIEVAHKAFASGVWSKMPVEERSRILCKMADLIMKNVEKLAYVETLDVGKPIRESLEFDIPRAAANFRFFAEMAKYMTHEHYDQSKHFSYVQYAPVGVTSLIIPWNLPFMQMTWKASAALAVGNTVVIKPASYTPLSAIMLGEIANEAGLPPGVLNILTGPGGIVGTEMATNPAVRRISFVGESNTGKTVMRNAAQNLIPVSLELGGKSANIVFEDADLEEAVAGSIEAIYRNQGEICLAGSRILVQESIYDQFLDKFVAAVKQIKVGNPLDMTTDMGALVSKGHLKLVDEYVQIGLAEGAKLAYGGKAVASLSEGNFYEPTVLYDVNNGMRVAQEEIFGPVPVIIPFKTEEEAIQIANDSIYGLAGVVWTNDLRRGQRVTAQIHAGLLWVNCWYVRDLRTPFGGAKASGIGREGGRHSFEFYSEIKTITVKK; encoded by the coding sequence TTGATTAATGAAAAAGTAATCGAAGAAAAATATTTAAAAGATGCCAAACTATTCATTGGTGGCGATTATGTAGACGCCTTATCAGGTGAAACTTTCAATACGATTAATCCCGCTACAAATGAAATATTAGCATCCGTAGCAAATGGCGGACAAGAGGATGCAAAGCGCGCAATTGAAGTTGCACATAAAGCATTTGCTAGTGGTGTATGGAGCAAGATGCCTGTTGAGGAACGCTCGCGGATTTTATGCAAAATGGCTGATTTAATAATGAAGAATGTTGAAAAACTTGCCTATGTCGAAACGTTAGACGTAGGTAAGCCAATACGGGAGAGTCTTGAATTTGATATTCCACGAGCGGCTGCTAACTTCCGTTTCTTCGCTGAGATGGCGAAATATATGACGCACGAGCATTATGATCAAAGCAAGCATTTTTCATATGTACAATATGCCCCAGTCGGTGTGACAAGCTTAATTATTCCATGGAACTTGCCGTTTATGCAAATGACGTGGAAGGCATCTGCTGCTCTTGCTGTAGGTAATACCGTTGTAATCAAGCCTGCTTCATATACACCGCTAAGTGCCATCATGCTTGGAGAAATAGCAAATGAGGCGGGATTACCTCCAGGTGTGCTAAATATTTTGACAGGTCCAGGTGGTATTGTAGGAACAGAAATGGCGACAAACCCTGCTGTGAGGAGAATCTCCTTTGTAGGTGAATCAAATACAGGAAAAACGGTTATGCGTAATGCTGCTCAAAATTTAATCCCAGTTTCGTTAGAGCTTGGTGGGAAATCAGCTAATATTGTGTTTGAAGATGCTGATTTAGAAGAAGCAGTAGCAGGATCCATCGAAGCCATTTATCGCAATCAAGGAGAAATTTGCTTAGCAGGTTCCCGTATTTTAGTGCAGGAAAGTATTTATGATCAATTTTTAGATAAATTCGTGGCAGCTGTGAAACAAATTAAAGTTGGAAACCCGCTCGATATGACAACAGATATGGGTGCTTTAGTTTCTAAGGGGCATTTAAAGCTAGTAGATGAGTATGTGCAAATTGGTCTAGCTGAGGGGGCGAAATTAGCATACGGCGGTAAGGCTGTCGCTTCACTATCTGAAGGGAACTTCTATGAGCCGACCGTTTTGTACGATGTCAATAATGGTATGCGCGTTGCTCAAGAGGAAATATTTGGTCCTGTCCCTGTCATTATTCCATTTAAAACAGAAGAAGAAGCTATTCAGATAGCGAACGATTCTATTTATGGATTAGCAGGGGTAGTATGGACGAATGATTTACGGAGAGGACAGCGTGTGACAGCCCAAATTCATGCGGGCTTATTATGGGTGAATTGCTGGTACGTGCGGGATTTAAGAACCCCATTTGGTGGAGCGAAAGCTAGTGGTATTGGGCGCGAAGGCGGTCGTCATAGCTTTGAGTTCTATAGTGAAATAAAAACAATTACCGTAAAAAAATAA